From a region of the Xanthomonas rydalmerensis genome:
- a CDS encoding metal-dependent hydrolase, with the protein MDSLTQIVLGGAVAAAIAPAAHRRAALLAGAALGTAPDLDSLILLPLTRDPVTLMTVHRSVSHSLFVLPLLGWLIWWLFRRFGHGRVAEAPRRWFWAIQLALITHPLLDAFTVYGTQLWWPLRPPPAMWSSVFIIDPAYTLWLLLACGIAWWARARRFAQQALLVGLLLSSAYLGWSLLAKHLVDREADRALAAMGLAQAPRFSVPMPFNTLLWRVVAMTPSGYVIGERSLVADRGPMRFQGYPSNTQALAQVRDLPAVQRLSWFNRGFMRAQVKDGELVLSDLRMGLEPDYNFNFAVARQQGDGWEAIPPRQLQAAYRAPVARGQIRAALARMWQRIWVEPASPAPVGTQASPAAP; encoded by the coding sequence ATGGATTCCCTCACCCAGATCGTGCTCGGTGGCGCCGTTGCCGCGGCCATCGCCCCGGCCGCGCATCGGCGCGCGGCACTGCTCGCCGGTGCCGCGCTCGGTACCGCGCCGGATCTCGATTCGCTGATCCTGCTGCCGCTCACTCGCGATCCGGTCACGCTGATGACGGTGCATCGCAGCGTCAGCCATTCGCTGTTCGTGCTGCCGCTGCTCGGCTGGCTGATCTGGTGGCTGTTCCGCCGCTTCGGCCACGGGCGCGTGGCCGAGGCGCCGCGTCGCTGGTTCTGGGCGATCCAGTTGGCGCTGATCACCCATCCGTTGCTGGATGCGTTCACCGTCTACGGCACGCAGCTGTGGTGGCCGCTGCGGCCGCCGCCGGCCATGTGGTCGAGCGTGTTCATCATCGATCCCGCCTACACGCTGTGGCTGCTGCTGGCCTGTGGCATCGCCTGGTGGGCGCGCGCGCGCCGCTTTGCGCAGCAGGCTTTGCTTGTCGGACTGCTGTTGAGCAGCGCCTACCTGGGCTGGTCGCTGCTGGCCAAGCACCTGGTCGATCGCGAGGCCGACCGCGCATTGGCGGCGATGGGCCTGGCGCAGGCGCCGCGCTTCTCGGTGCCGATGCCGTTCAACACGTTGTTGTGGCGGGTGGTGGCGATGACGCCGAGCGGCTATGTGATCGGCGAGCGCTCGCTGGTCGCCGATCGTGGGCCGATGCGCTTCCAGGGCTATCCCTCCAACACCCAGGCGCTGGCGCAGGTACGCGACCTGCCGGCAGTGCAGCGACTGAGCTGGTTCAACCGCGGTTTCATGCGCGCGCAGGTCAAGGACGGCGAACTGGTGCTCAGCGACCTGCGCATGGGCCTGGAACCTGACTACAATTTCAACTTCGCGGTCGCGCGGCAGCAGGGCGACGGCTGGGAGGCGATTCCACCGCGGCAACTGCAGGCCGCGTACCGGGCGCCGGTGGCACGTGGGCAGATTCGCGCAGCGCTGGCGCGGATGTGGCAACGGATCTGGGTCGAGCCGGCGTCGCCCGCGCCGGTCGGCACGCAGGCATCGCCAGCGGCGCCGTGA
- a CDS encoding tetratricopeptide repeat protein encodes MDALFARAKEQLDGGRFDAAEQALDCAEANIGDAGDARLRYELTRRRGILDFRRERLPQALARFECAATLSRSLHDRVGQARDLNNVGAALRRLGDFRGALRNLTLSLDLQRAHGAVAASVLTNIADVYRELRESDTAMRYYRDALAANRAQGDAIEAAHVQETMAELALDSGDTPQALAWLQEALAVYRAQGRRVYELRVHDGLIRAALALGDVAQAQRWSSSALALAEAWALPLPSALQLQLARTARLEGNAAAAAARLREALAAAAGGDPVRVPLLEELARLQESSGDTVAAIATLRRANAEAAALVRAQHDRQLDWLRIRFDTAEKQRTIDALQSENRLRQAQLRQRTLLLWLALVSGVAAALGVWLWLQRRRQRERVLQAAQRVRHEEQLARYRREADALAEDRSLLQTLLDSREDALCLLDAEGQVLAANRAGRLLLGGTDAAEPVGQAVFACVAERDRPALQAALERMEDSAAQRLEVVARHGTPLAVTLAPWRGGDGLVVLALQERDTDAASDTAQAEHTQQEAAAPALRDAFRRALVDLMLAVIDTWERTTATGRLELAERSRIWRVNIDDGRLRARAMERYLAVSKLPSNPRWRDVLRSAYFVLAHCEGISAEARAALQSRIDTVLAYTRRDALG; translated from the coding sequence ATGGACGCGCTGTTCGCACGGGCCAAGGAACAGCTCGACGGCGGCCGCTTCGACGCCGCCGAGCAGGCGCTGGACTGCGCCGAGGCCAATATCGGCGATGCCGGCGACGCGCGATTGCGCTACGAACTCACGCGCCGCCGCGGCATTCTCGATTTCCGTCGCGAACGCCTGCCGCAGGCGCTGGCGCGCTTCGAGTGCGCGGCCACGCTGTCCCGCTCGCTGCACGACCGCGTGGGGCAGGCGCGCGATCTGAACAACGTCGGTGCGGCGCTGCGCCGGCTCGGCGATTTCCGCGGCGCCCTGCGCAACCTGACGCTAAGCCTGGACCTGCAGCGTGCGCACGGCGCAGTAGCGGCGTCGGTGCTCACCAATATTGCCGACGTCTATCGCGAACTGCGCGAGTCCGACACCGCGATGCGCTACTACCGCGATGCGCTGGCCGCCAACCGCGCGCAGGGCGACGCCATCGAGGCCGCGCACGTGCAGGAAACCATGGCCGAGCTGGCGCTCGACAGCGGCGACACGCCGCAAGCGCTGGCCTGGTTGCAGGAGGCCCTGGCCGTGTACCGCGCGCAGGGCCGCCGGGTGTACGAGTTGCGTGTCCACGACGGCCTGATCCGTGCGGCGCTGGCGCTTGGCGATGTGGCGCAGGCGCAACGCTGGAGTTCCAGTGCGCTGGCGCTCGCCGAGGCGTGGGCGCTGCCGCTGCCATCGGCACTGCAGCTGCAACTGGCGCGGACGGCCCGGCTCGAAGGCAATGCCGCTGCGGCCGCGGCACGCCTGCGCGAGGCGCTGGCCGCGGCCGCCGGCGGCGATCCGGTGCGGGTGCCACTGCTGGAGGAACTGGCACGGCTGCAGGAAAGCAGTGGCGACACGGTGGCCGCCATCGCCACCCTGCGGCGCGCGAACGCAGAAGCCGCCGCGTTGGTGCGCGCGCAGCACGATCGCCAACTGGACTGGTTGCGGATCCGCTTCGACACCGCCGAAAAGCAGCGCACCATCGACGCCCTGCAAAGCGAAAACCGCCTGCGTCAGGCCCAGCTGCGCCAACGCACGCTGCTGCTGTGGCTGGCGCTGGTGTCCGGCGTCGCCGCCGCGCTCGGTGTCTGGCTGTGGCTGCAGCGTCGCCGGCAGCGCGAACGTGTGCTGCAGGCCGCCCAGCGTGTTCGCCATGAGGAGCAACTCGCCCGTTATCGGCGCGAGGCCGATGCGCTGGCCGAGGATCGCAGCCTGCTGCAGACCTTGCTCGATAGCCGCGAGGATGCGCTGTGCCTGCTCGATGCCGAAGGCCAGGTCCTGGCCGCCAATCGTGCCGGCCGCCTGCTGCTTGGCGGCACGGACGCCGCCGAACCGGTAGGGCAGGCGGTGTTCGCCTGCGTTGCCGAACGCGACCGTCCGGCGTTGCAGGCGGCGCTGGAGCGTATGGAGGACAGCGCCGCGCAGCGCCTCGAGGTCGTGGCGCGGCACGGCACACCGCTCGCCGTTACCCTCGCACCCTGGCGGGGCGGCGATGGCCTGGTCGTCCTCGCCCTGCAGGAACGCGACACTGACGCGGCGTCGGACACCGCGCAGGCCGAGCACACGCAACAGGAAGCCGCTGCGCCTGCGTTGCGCGATGCCTTCCGACGCGCGCTGGTCGACTTGATGCTCGCGGTCATCGACACCTGGGAGCGCACCACGGCGACCGGCCGGCTGGAGTTGGCCGAGCGCAGCCGGATCTGGCGCGTGAACATCGACGATGGCCGCCTGCGCGCGCGGGCGATGGAGCGCTACCTGGCGGTCTCCAAGTTGCCCAGCAACCCGCGCTGGCGGGATGTACTGCGCTCGGCCTATTTCGTGCTCGCGCACTGCGAGGGAATCTCGGCAGAGGCGCGCGCCGCGCTGCAGTCGCGGATCGACACGGTGCTTGCCTACACCCGCCGGGACGCGCTCGGCTGA
- a CDS encoding UDP-2,3-diacylglucosamine diphosphatase — MNPVSSLSPRRAVFVSDVHLGAPHCHARELADFLGGLRCEQLYLVGDIVDFWWMAQRRAVWSAAHQRVIDALHALARGGTELIYVPGNHDRPIRRFCGLALPAMQVRRRAVHATADGRRLLVVHGDDYDSVTQFGGLQEKFGDWLYYRILTGNQLTNRVRRRLGMRYWSLADYLKRQSSAAERYIERFVTAGLDDARRRGLDGVICGHVHRAGLFERDGLVYANDGDWVESLTALAEEADGTLRLLSHRGDVLRELPPRLRLVQENAWPRAA, encoded by the coding sequence ATGAATCCGGTCAGCAGCCTGTCGCCGCGCCGCGCGGTGTTCGTCTCCGACGTGCACCTGGGTGCGCCGCATTGCCATGCACGCGAACTGGCCGATTTCCTCGGCGGCCTACGCTGCGAACAGTTGTACCTGGTCGGCGACATCGTCGACTTCTGGTGGATGGCGCAACGCCGCGCGGTGTGGAGCGCGGCGCACCAGCGCGTGATCGATGCACTGCATGCGCTGGCCCGTGGCGGCACCGAGCTGATCTACGTGCCCGGCAACCACGACCGGCCGATCCGCCGCTTCTGCGGGCTGGCGCTGCCGGCGATGCAGGTGCGCCGGCGCGCGGTGCACGCCACCGCCGACGGACGCCGCCTGCTGGTGGTGCACGGCGACGACTACGACAGCGTGACCCAGTTCGGCGGCCTGCAGGAGAAGTTCGGCGACTGGCTGTACTACCGCATCCTCACCGGCAACCAGCTGACCAACCGCGTGCGCCGCCGCCTGGGCATGCGCTACTGGTCGCTGGCCGACTACCTGAAGCGGCAGAGCAGCGCGGCCGAGCGCTACATCGAGCGCTTCGTCACTGCCGGCCTGGACGACGCGCGCCGTCGCGGTCTGGACGGGGTGATTTGCGGCCATGTGCACCGCGCCGGCCTGTTCGAACGCGATGGCCTGGTCTACGCCAACGACGGCGACTGGGTCGAAAGCCTCACCGCGCTCGCCGAGGAGGCCGACGGCACGCTGCGCCTGCTCTCGCATCGCGGCGACGTGCTGCGCGAACTGCCGCCGCGCCTGCGGCTGGTGCAGGAGAACGCCTGGCCGCGCGCGGCCTGA